The following proteins come from a genomic window of Sebastes fasciatus isolate fSebFas1 chromosome 6, fSebFas1.pri, whole genome shotgun sequence:
- the LOC141770123 gene encoding natterin-3-like, translating into MARLNHCSFDLKRITIEQTNLEWQTFDGSIPDGAVSIYNGYEKRTDYIARCGIAAGFFCPHLDHYCHYSFRDKEIRSSTFEILVNKDDFESLKWKNGSYGSVPANAVYSSPDNMYVGKNQYGLGKMHVINKTFYLPWGGKEYRYDEYQILTFNPDVISEHISDVKYKTDDLNIIKYPPENMKNSTVVNNSNQPVTQTATLSKSIKVEKRWDTSFSITAGVTTGITAGIPIIGEASVEFSVETTLQFSKGTTHTESSTHSVAVECKVPPHHSCKVSLVGYKYGADIPYTARLRRTYRNGDIKWTSITGTYKGVNVGEVRAVVDPCEPL; encoded by the exons ATGGCTagattaaaccactgttcattcgACCTGAAGAGAA TTACCATTGAACAAACCAACCTGGAATGGCAGACCTTTGACGGCTCTATCCCCGACGGAGCCGTTTCAATCTACAATGGATACGAAAAACGCACCGACTACATTGCCAGATGTGGGATCGCAGCCGGCTTCTTCTGCCCTCACCTGGATCATTACTGCCACTACTCCTTCCGAGACAAAGAGATTCGTAGCTCCACATTTGAGATCCTGGTGAACAAAGATGACTTTGAGTCTTTGAAGTGGAAGAATGGCTCCTACGGTTCAGTGCCTGCAAATGCAGTCTACAGCTCCCCCGATAACATGTATGTTGGGAAGAACCAGTATGGTCTTGGGAAGATGCATGTTATAAATAAGACCTTCTACCTTCCCTGGGGAGGTAAAGAGTATAGGTACGATGAGTACCAGATTCTGACCTTTAACCCAGATGTAATCAGCGAGCACATTTCTGATGTCAAGTATAAAACTGATGATCTTAACATCATTAAGTATCCTCCAGAGAACATGAAAAATTCTACAGTCGTCAACAACAGCAACCAGCCAGTGACACAGACAGCCACCCTCTCAAAGTCAATCAAAGTGGAGAAAAGGTGGGACACCAGCTTTTCCATAACAGCGGGCGTCACGACTGGCATCACTGCCGGAATCCCAATTATTGGCGAAGCAAGTGTCGAGTTTAGCGTGGAGACAACCCTCCAGTTCTCGAAGGGGACCACTCACACGGAGTCAAGCACCCACTCTGTTGCTGTTGAGTGCAAAGTCCCACCACACCACTCCTGCAAAGTCAGTTTGGTGGGGTACAAGTACGGGGCAGACATCCCTTACACTGCACGCCTCAGACGCACCTACAGGAACGGGGACATCAAGTGGACGTCCATCACCGGGACCTACAAAGGCGTCAACGTGGGAGAAGTCCGGGCTGTGGTGGATCCCTGTGAACCTCTGTAG